In Miscanthus floridulus cultivar M001 chromosome 19, ASM1932011v1, whole genome shotgun sequence, the DNA window gctgCTGGACCTGATAAAATACCAATTGAATTCTATCAAGGGTGCTGAGATACTATGAAATTTGATATTATACAACTGTTTGATGATTTCTTTCATCATAGAGTTGATATTAGCAGGATGAATTATGGAATTATCACATTACTGCCTAAGATCAAAGATGCATCAAGAATACAACAATTTAAGCCGATTTGCTTGTTAAATTGTCTATACAAATTGATAACCAAGACTTTGACCCTTAGACTTGAAAAGGTGGCTGATAAGTTTATTCATAATACACAAACTGCATTTATGAAAAACAGGAACAATTTGTCTGGCATTATGTGTTTGCATGAGATTTTAcatgaaacaaaaagaaaaaggaaatttggATCATTTTAAAGTTAGATTTTGAAAAGGCATATGACATGGTAAATTGGAAGCTTCTGTTTGCTTGTTTAGAAAAGAGAGGCTTTGATGAGAAGTGGTGTACCTGGATTAATCAAGTGGTAACCGGTGGAACGGTTAGTATGAAAATGAACAATAAGATTGGGCCATATATCAAAAGTTATAAAGGAGTGAGACAAGGTGACCCTTTATCACCTATTTTGTTTAATTTTGTGGCTGACTGCTTGACTAGAATGGTTCATCAAGCTCAGGAAAATGGTTTGATCACTGGTCTTATTAGTCACATAATTCCTAAGGGAGTAGCAGTTTTACAATACGCTGATGATACCATCTTGTTTCTAAAATATGATGTGCAAGGAGCAGTACACATGAAGCTTTTGTTATATTTATTTGAAATGTTAGCTGGGCTGAAGATTAATTTCAATAAAAGTGATGCCATTATGGTTAATGAGGAGGAGAATTGGGGTCAGGTGTATGCTGACATTTTCAATTGTCAAGTTGGTTTATTTCCAATCAAGTATCTAGGTGTGCCTGTAAGCCCTAGTAGACTGAAAGTTAGTGATTGGCTCCCTCTGATTGAAAAATGTAATAAGAGGTTGGATGTTTGGAAAGGGGGTACAATGTCCATTGCAGGCAGAACCATTTTGATTGGTTCTAGTTTAAATAATTCACCAACATATCACATGTCTGTTTACCTTCTGCCTAAAATCACTATCAACAGACTTGAGAAAATTAGAAGACAGTTTTTTTGGCAAGGAGGTGGGACCAAAAGGAAATATCATTTAGTTAAGTGGGAAATTATTTGTAAGGGTAAGAAGAAAGGAGGTTTGGGAATCAAAGACTTGAGAAAAATGAATATTAGCTTATTATGCAAATGGTGGTGGAAGCTAGAGAAAGAGGAAGACCTATGGCAAGACATTGTTAAATTCAAGTATATGCAAAATAAATCAATTCATGAAGTTAGTCATAGGCTTGGTGACTCATCAATGTGGTTTGACCTTCTTAAAGTGAAAAGCATCTATTTACAGGGAAGGGGTGTTACTACAAATAATGGTGAGCTAACTAGGTTTTGGTTTGATCCTTGGTTGCATAATGAACCTCTGTATGTGAAATTTCCCATTCTATTCCAACTGTGTGAAAATAAGGAAATTTCAGTTGCACAAGTTATGAGAGGGGCTTCTATTATTTTCAGAAGATGGTTGTTTGAAGATTTAAGATCTAATTGGGATAAAATTTTATCTGATGTCTTGAACTTTCAGTTTACTGATACACCTGATGTGATTATTTGGTCTTTGGAACAAAGTTGTAAATTTTCTGTCAAATCTCTGTACAATGGGCTCACTAAAAATGAATCTGGTATATATCACAAAAGGATCTGGAAAGGGAGGATTCCAGCTAAGATCAAAAAAATTTTATGGTTAGTTGCTAATGATGCCATTTTGACAAAAGAGAACTTAAGGAGAAGGAATTGGCAGGGTGATCCCAAATGTGTTTTCTGTGATTGCTTTGAAACtgttgatcatttgttttttcaatGTTCTGTTGCAAAGGTCATTTGGATGGTAATAGCTAAGTGTTTTGGTGCTTCTAACATCCCCATGAACCTACATCAGTGCTGGCAGTGGTGTGAGCGTTGGTTTCCTTTTGGTAAGAAGTATCACCCTTGGGGTATTGGTGCTATTTGTTGGGCGATCTGGAAATGTAGGAACAAAGCCAGTTTTGATAAGAAACTCATTAAAGATCCATTAGAGATAATTTGCTATGCTTGTGCACTCATGAAGTTTTGGTCAGGTCTGTATGCGGAAATGGATCAGGAGCAACTGGAGGAAGGTGTCAACACAATGTTACGTGTTGCCAAAGAGATCCTGGCTCTGCAAACTGCACGGCAAGTGAACCAGCTACTTCTTCAGGACGGTGAGGCGTCGGAGCAGGATGAAGCTTCTAACTGACAGGATGCTGGTGTCTCCCCCTAGATATGAGTTTCGGCAGTTCGTCAAGTTTCTTTTGTCAGTTAGATTGGCCTGTAATCGTGCTAGTGGTAACTAAATGCTTTTGGGTCCTTCTGTCCTTTGTTGAGCGCGGTGCGGCTCTGACTTCCATCTATCTTTTCAGTTTCTCTGGTTTTGGTCCTAGTTAATGGGAACGGTGCGGTGCTATAATGGGAACGGGGAAGGTTcctcgtttgaacttatcagctcggcttatcagtcatgatatagtgttttctcttataataaaacAGCATCAGCTGATTTATTAGTCGCAAAAACTATTAGCCGAACATATAGTAAAGTTTAGGAGAAGTATCAAACACACACTAATTGTGTTCTGTGCAGCATGGGATGCTCCCGAGTTTTGCCCTTTTCAACGTCAGGGTGCTTTCTGGAAAAAAAGAGTTTGTATAACTTTTTGTTTCCAAAAAAACTTTTGTATTTATCCAATTTATTAGGTGGGTTCCTAATAAAAAAATGGTAGATAAATTTTGCGTCAGGTTTGTTGCGTTGAAATGTCGGATACGTGTGACGGCACGTATGGGCTTGGAAAAGACATCCACTTTTCTGTTAAGTGAATGATGTATGGTCAGGAGTTTACACATTCCGTGAGTGAGAAGTCCATTAGTTGCATGTCCCGGTGGACAAGGACATTTCAATATAGTATTGTATACTTAGTTGCCTGTCGTTAGCATCCAAGGACGCTGATGACTCTTACGTTGGAAATGCAGAATTGGTTTTTGTAGTGCTGCGCAAAACCCCTAGAAAATCCCAACTTTAGGCCCCTTTGGATCCCCAGCTTTAGGCGATCAAAGGAATTTTATAGGAATCCATTCCGTTGGAAAGGTTCCTGAAAATACCGTTTGGAATAGAGAAAATGCAGGAAAGGTTCCTACGTCCATTGATTTCACCGGAACCCAAACACAGGGAAGATCCTAACTTTTAAGGGCCCTTTTAGAACGCAGTAATTTCGTAGCCACAATCACATAAATCAATTTATTTTAAAACAGAAAACGTTGGACATAGAAAAAATATCTCATTTTAAAAGGGGGCTAAATGGATAGTTTCTGAATATTAGTGTTGACCCTGGCCGGCACCAGCTATATTCTTCGTTTGTGACAGTCTCCATTGCAGTACCAATACTCAGAGTGGTCACACAGAAGTTGCAAACAGAGAAGCAGTGCAGGAAAACCAAGCAGAGCCCTTCCTTTCAGACCCCTGCTTGGTCAAAATCCTACATTTTTCTTCAGcaaacctatatatatatatatatatatatatatatatatatatatatatatatatatagaactactatcctgtagctggctacagaataacttattctgtagccactttgagttatgataattactatgttaatttacgagattatagtaactccttactaagtggtttaatataacgttatggtaaatatctccatgtgttatagtaacccaactatcgtaaatatgtattgacattatagtaaattagtatataaaattatagtaaatggaagtggctacagaataacttattttgtagccggctactgaatagcttctccctatatatatatatatatagaactactatcctgtagctggctacagaataacttattctgtagccactttgagttacgataattactatgttattttacgagattatagtaactccttactaagtggtttaatataacgttatggtaaatatccccatgtgttatagtaacccaactatagtaaatatatattgacattatcgtaaattagtatataaaattatggtaaatggaggtggctacagaataacttattctgtagccggctactgaatagcctctccctatatatatatatatatatatatatatatatatatatatatatatatatatatatatattaactactccctccgttccaaattataagtcgctttgactttttttttttgcattcaatcaaaaaagtcaaagcgacttataatttataatttggaacggagggagtatcaaaCACCCTGCACTGCCGATCTTAGTCTATCTTACGCCGGCGAGTCACCTTACAGTTGCTCATATGTGCACACCCTTCTTCCAAGGTGGAATTCCCACCCTACTAGGCTACTACTCTACCACGATCTCAGGCAGTTTCAGCACGCTGTGGCCGCAACAGCTgctcctcgtcgtcgtcaccgCCGTCCTGGGGCACTTCACGTAGCTCCTGCAGCACGGGCTGATCTCCTTGGCACACGCAGCCTGCGAGCTCGAGCAGGTGTCTCCACCTTTGACGCTGCAGCAGTTCTTGCTTGCAGCGCAGTCAGTGGGAGTAGGGACGCCGCTGCAGTCTTTCGCCTTCCCACAGTGCTCCCCCTTGTGTTCTTCGCTGTGGTGGTGGCCTTCATCTTTGGGCAGGGCAGCAATTGAAATCGTGACATCTTCAACTGGCTCGGCTGCGATCTTGTCCTTGTCGTGAGGCTCATGGCAGCAGTGGTGGCTGTGGTCATTGCAGTCCTTTTCTGGCTCCTCAATCTCCCCATGCTGTTCATGCTCATGGTCATGGTCATGGCAGTGGTGTATTTCTGCAGCGTGCACAGGTTGCTGCTCAGCATGACACTGATGCTCGCAAGCATGCTCAACAGCAGAGTGTGAATGGCTGTGCTCCTCGCAGTGACTGTGTTCATGTTCATGGCAGCCATGCTCACCTGTAGCGTGTGAGTGGTTGTGTCCTTCGCCGTGCCTATGTTCATGTCCAtggtcatggccatggccatggcaagcACCCTCACTGTCAGCACGCGGAGTCTTGGGTTCTTTGCAGTGGCTGTGCTCATGGTCATGGCAATCCTGCTTGCTGGTGACGTGCGGGCTGCTCAGTTCTTTGCAGTGGTCACGGCTATGGCTatggtcatggtcatggcaaCCATGGCTCTCCACAAGCAGCAGCTGGTTGCCTGCCTCTTTGCAGTGGTTATGGGTGTTCCCATGGTCATGACAAACATGCTTTTCCGTAACCACATGGCTGCTGGGCTCTTTGCAGTGGTTATGGCTGTGGCCATGATCATGACAAGCATGCTTTTCTGTAGGATGCTGATTGCTCGGCTCTTTGCAGTGGGTGTGGGCATGGCCATGATCATGGCAACCATGCTTACCAGCAGACGACTCTTTGGAACAGCCTGTCGACTTGCACGGACCATCTGAGCAGTGGCGGGAGACACATTGCTTCTTTGCGTGTGACCCATGCTGTGAAGAGGCACAACATTTCTTCGCCTTCCGACCGCCCTTTGATCTCAATAGCAACATGCTGTACATGATCACCAGCATGCATGTGCCAACATCTGCGAGGACGGCTGCCCAGATAAGCGGATGACCAGAGAGTGCAAGTCCAACGATTGCAAGCTTGGTGATCACCGAGAAGATGATGTTCACGATGATAGTCCGGTGCGTCCTCCGTGCCAGCTGGACAGCCTTTGGTATCCTGCGGATGTCATTCGACATCAGAGTTATGTGGCTCGTCTCCATTGCAACAGCTGAACCAGATACACCCATCGAGACTCCAACGTCAGCCTTGGCCAGTGCTGGGGCATCATTCATGCCATCACCGATCATCAGAGTAGGGCCATGTTTTGCCTTGAGTTCATCAACAATTCTCACTTTGTCCTCTGGGAGAAGTTCAGAGTGAACCTCATCAAGTATGTTCCCAAGCTGCCAGAAGACAGAAACATCAATATTATAAGTTGCCATATTGTATAGAAATGATAAAAGTGCACAGTACCAACAGTACCATGTCTTTTTCTTTACCTGGTTCTGTGCATATGAAGCTGCTGCAGCGCTATCCCCAGTAAGCATCACTGACTTGATGCCCAGTGACCTCAGCTCCCTGATGGCCTCAGCTGATCCAGTTCGGCAGTAATCCGAGAGAGTAAATACTCCGATCAATTGCCCTTTGCAGGCAACATAACCGATGGTAACTCCTTTCATATCTTTCATGTCACGAACTAGAGCAAAGAAAGGGCCATGGAGTTATTCAAAGGTTAAATGTGGAAGTGGCAGTATTTACTGCAAAAAAAAGTTCAATAGAAACTGTGCTTTGTTTATTACACAATAAAAACACAAAAATCCTTCTTTTTAGTTAAATAACTAATGCAACCATGTTCCAGTCAGACAACAATATGGGTGAAGAACAAATACAGACGTTTTTCGAGTTGATAATTGTTAATTAATATCCCTGAAACATAAAACTTGCTATGTGCTGTGGAACAGTGGAAGTGACTTCATGAGTGGTACATTGGTATCACTACTTCACTATGTCTGTGCCACTAGATAACTAGCAACATATTTTTTGGAAATACCGAGTTCATGTGTTAACCAACCTGTTTCACATGAGGCCCTTGACAAGATTCTTCTATTTCCAATA includes these proteins:
- the LOC136526831 gene encoding cadmium/zinc-transporting ATPase HMA2-like, which produces MGDAAPPAPGTLQKSYFDVLGICCPSEVPLVEKLLRPLPGVSTVTVIVPSRTVIVLHDAAATSPAQIVKALNQARLEASVRAYGSGSEEKVANKWPSPYVLFCGVFLVVSLFEHFWPPLKWFALVAAAAGLPPIVLRSFAAARRLTLDVNILMLIAVSGAIALKDYSEAGFIVFLFTTAEWLETRASHKATAGMSSLMSMTPQKAVLAETGEVVAAQDVKVNTVIAVKAGEVVPIDGVVVDGRSEVDESTLTGESFPVAKQPDSQVWAGTLNIDGYIAVRTTAMADHSAVAKMARLVEEAQNNRSKTQRLIDTCAKYYTPAVVVMAAGVAVIPVVVRAHNLKHWFQLALVLLVSACPCALVLSTPVATFCALLTAARTGLLIKGGDVLETLARIKIAAFDKTGTITRGEFSVEEFQAVGELVPMQQLLYWVSSIESRSSHPMASVLVDCAQSKSVEPKSDNVTEFQIYPGEGIYGEIDGEGVYIGNRRILSRASCETVRDMKDMKGVTIGYVACKGQLIGVFTLSDYCRTGSAEAIRELRSLGIKSVMLTGDSAAAASYAQNQLGNILDEVHSELLPEDKVRIVDELKAKHGPTLMIGDGMNDAPALAKADVGVSMGVSGSAVAMETSHITLMSNDIRRIPKAVQLARRTHRTIIVNIIFSVITKLAIVGLALSGHPLIWAAVLADVGTCMLVIMYSMLLLRSKGGRKAKKCCASSQHGSHAKKQCVSRHCSDGPCKSTGCSKESSAGKHGCHDHGHAHTHCKEPSNQHPTEKHACHDHGHSHNHCKEPSSHVVTEKHVCHDHGNTHNHCKEAGNQLLLVESHGCHDHDHSHSRDHCKELSSPHVTSKQDCHDHEHSHCKEPKTPRADSEGACHGHGHDHGHEHRHGEGHNHSHATGEHGCHEHEHSHCEEHSHSHSAVEHACEHQCHAEQQPVHAAEIHHCHDHDHEHEQHGEIEEPEKDCNDHSHHCCHEPHDKDKIAAEPVEDVTISIAALPKDEGHHHSEEHKGEHCGKAKDCSGVPTPTDCAASKNCCSVKGGDTCSSSQAACAKEISPCCRSYVKCPRTAVTTTRSSCCGHSVLKLPEIVVE